In Miscanthus floridulus cultivar M001 chromosome 19, ASM1932011v1, whole genome shotgun sequence, the DNA window TAGGTGATAACAAGAATATGTTCCCTTCTGAAAGAAACGAAGTAAATGTTGGTAGTTCACTCTGTATCTTGCTCCCTGGATGTGCAGGAAGGGTTCTTTCATTTATGTGATGAAATAAAACCTCCAAATCTGAATAACTTTTGCTCCTGAATCCTATTGTATCAAATATTACAGTTAATGTTTCTGAACTTAGTTTTCAGAGCACTCTAAAAAAAACATGGTTTCATCTTTGTGAGCAGTCAATAAAGAAATGAACACTATGCACATGTGCAGCGTCAACAATGGTCTACCAGACTACCAAGGAGATCTTCTACTTCAAATTAGCGGCAGCCGTCGGTCTGGTCTCTCCTCTAATCTTTCGCTTTGTGTGAGTATAAGCGCAGAGGCGATCTATGCGTCCATGACCACGGCATGAACCATGAAGGTTTTTCTTTACACAGGTCCTTAATGGGAGACAGTCCCACCTCTGAACCAAAATACTAGAGGCTTGTGTAGTTTGTGttcttcagcctgttcggctggggctgaaacgatcgtatacgatcatggattattactactggctggtttggtgtaagagagaAATactacgaccaagcgaacaggccgcttATACTTGAGACCAACATATAGAACGATACTAATGATCGCATGCCACCCCTTTCTTGCTCTGCAGTCTGAACTTGAAAAAGACCCTTCACCAACTTCTGTGGACCCACATGCCAGTGGCTGCAGCCTGGCAGAACTGACTGTCTCCCGGCCCTGACTGACCCCGCCTGCCAGTGGACAGCTGGCCTATCCAGCAAGGCAGCAACCGACCTACGCTTGTGATTCCACCagagcccagcccagcccagcagaAGAAGGCCCGTCGCCTTGAAATTCCCCACCCCGCCTTGGTGCCCAAACGTAACTGCCGCAACAAActcctctccctcttcttcttcttcttcttctccgcttCCCCTCGCAACGCAACAGCGCCAACGCCAAGCAACCCAAGCCCCCGCCCTCGCAGCAAAAGAACCAGCGCCGGCGATGGATTCCTTCCCCGACCGGACGCACGTGTGGCTGTGGATCCGCGAGTACGAAGCGTACCTTTACGCCAGAGAGGACGGGGAGGGCATCGCCTTTAGCAGGAACCGTGGGGCGCTGCGCGGAGCGTGGGCGGTGCACCGCCTGGTGCGCGACGGCACCAACTACGTGCTCTTCCACAGCGCCTCCTACGGCCGGTACCTCTCCCAAATAGAGGTCGAGGAGGACGAGTCTTACTACCTCGTCCAGTGCACCTACGATTCCCCGGAGCAGGTGAACGTCTTGTTTCAGGCCCGCGGGGCGGAGGATGGGTCGGACGacatcatcatcagcaaccgcAGGTTCGGCGACTGGTGCCACGACTACGAGGGCACGCCAATGCATTGGGTGGTCGAGGCTATCCCCCCAAGACAGCTCCCGCCTGAGCTTCCAGGTCCACCAGATCCGATTCCGGTGAGCTCGTCGTCCCCTCCGCTTCGAACTCCTCGCGTTGGTCTGGGCCTACAAGGGTTCTTGGAATTTGTCCGACGACATCCCATTCAAACTTGCTTAATGATTGGATTCTTCTCTCTGTTACTGTGACTATTAGTTACTGAATCTTTGATGCAGTTCTTCGTACAATTTGGGCTAAGATCACTACTTCTTTCGCTCAAAAGTTTTCTTGGGGGAGCAGAGGTTCTGGGCTCTTGAATTCTTGCTGCTCTGCTTTTGGTTCGCTTTAGGGAACAGTTCTTGATCAGAAATTCAGAATATCAGATAGTCTTTGTTGTCTTCCCATTTCGTACCACCAGCTATCCAAAAATTATTGTCCATTCTAGAAGTTATTTTGATAGACTTCTTGGGATGTTCCTAATAGTGTAGGAAAATGCTGACAGCTGCATCAATTTGTTCATGTTTTTCCTCGATCTGCGTTAGTTCAGTGGGCTATCGAGTTCTTTTTATCATTGGAATTCTTTCTCACGACTTGTTTTCTGAATAATTTGAGCTATTTGCCATGCATGGTTGTATTTTCTTTCCACATCGTAACAAGGACTGGTTACCTAGGTCTGAACATTTTGTTCTCATCGCAATGTGTATTTAGACCTCCCATTCCCAGTGTTTGCTTGTTTCGGTTTCCTAAACAGTAAACACTAGAGTTCTGCTCCATTGCAACAGACTCAAGTGGTACCCGTGCCCCCTGGGTGCCAACGTGTCCAGATCCAGCCGCCGCAAGTGGAGCTTCGGCGGACAATCCACTACGTGTGGGCCGACGATCAGGGGAACTTCAATCCGCTCCACTGGAGAAGGTTATGGTTCGAAGGCCAGTCCGTGTTCATCCTGAGGAGAGATTTAGCAGCCGCACTGGGTGAAGCGAACAACGTCTTAGGCATCACGCTGTGCGCGTGGGCCGGCTCAAACGGGCGGCTGACTCCTCTGGTCATCGACCTGCCTTCCGATGAGAAGACCATGAACATCGTCGTCCTCACCACCGGGTCGACAGGTAAGAACTTGCTGGTTTTTGTTTTTCGGTAATCTCTGCAGCACTTGTTACTCTTCTCACGAAAGGTGTTCAGTTGATCAGACTGATAAGAGTACATTTACTAACTTGAATACTGATGAGGTATGCAGTTCTGTTGTTTGGACTTTGGCACTTTGCTGTGAGAGATCAGTGAACTTGTAACTGTAACTGTAGAACCTGTAACTATAACTTGCCAGCATAGTAGCATGTACTTAAGCTCAGATGTTCAGAGAGTTTCTTTAGTTTTGATTTTGAATGTATATATTTGGCTAGTTGCTGCATCCAGTACCCTCTTCTTGAGTTTTtgggttctttttgttgttttAGTAATGTAATTTCCAACATCTGTCTGGTTTTGGGTTCCTACAATAACATATGTTTCAGAAAATGGTTAGGACTAATCTGAAACAAGCTACTGATAAGCAGAGGTATATTGTTAGAATTATTTTCATGTTTTTGTTGTGTTTACAGCTTCTCTTGCATATCAGTCTTTTTGTCGATGCTAAAAGTAGTGAGAATGTTGAAATAACTAGATTCATTGTTACCCCGTCAGTTCAGAACATTGTGCCACTATTTTGACTCACTGTTCAGAAATTTCAGTTCTTTTTTGAACGAACAGAAATTTCTGTTTTCTTTTAAATGTCTTCTTTTGAACTGACGCAACAATCGCATCACCAATACTTGCTTCCTATCGCCTAACTGTTTCACTATGTTTACTTGTTCCCTTGTGAATTCAGCTGCTCAGGCGTTAGTGTACCCAAATGTTGATGCTGCATAGAGGTAGAGGAATACGACAACAAAGGCTTCTGCATCGGAGTTCGTCTCTTCAGAAAGGAGAAAGGAGAAGTATAGCTGCTTCAGATACAACGAGACAAGAACTGGTTGTGCTTTTCTGCTCTTAAAGCTTCAGAAAACGAATACTCAGCAAGTCCTGTTTTTGGTACTAGCAGAGCTCATGCTCTGCTGACTGTAAGCGTTTTGAATTGGCCTTAAAGTTTCAGAACTTAGAAATTGCTGGATGCATTGTGTGAAAATAGTGCCTGAACGACTTTGTACAGTATCAAATCAAGGGTTGTAGTTACCGTTTTACTGAATGGTTTAAACCTAATTTTTCTGAACTTAGCTTTTTTGGTCATGAGCTGGAAATCACTGTTGTATCGTTTGTGTGATGAAGCTCTGCACAGAAGGGCAGAACCTGTTCGACTGCTCGACAGTTGACGATACATCGGAAACGCCTCTTCCTTTTCTTTCAGTTTTATTTATATGAGCAGAAGCGCAAGGTGGCTTGTAGATTTAAGTATGAACCGGTGTAACATCAGTGATGAGCTAGTAGGACACTGTTAAAATATGGAACTTTAGCTTTCAACAAACACAACACATGTGGTAAATTACCGGAACATTGTTTAGTAAACTATTGGAAGACTAGGAACAGAGCATTGGTTTTAACCCAAAGTGCAATTAGTGCAACATTGCTAACCATGAATCAAATGCTATAACGTTTCAATGAATTATTCAATAAAAAGTTAAATCTAATTCCACGTGGACGTTAATAAATGAATGCACATAAAAAACAGGAAACACATGACATGCACATACACCAAAGTTAATTGTGGGCTCAGGAGTGCAGAGTGCTAAAACAAAAAGGGAGAAGTCTATTTTCACGTTCCAACCATTGTCTTACTTTATTTTTGTCGTGTAACTATAATACTAGAAATTTTTTACCACTGAGTTGTCAATACTAGATAAATTTGTCCACCTAACTAGTTTCAGAGATGGTTTGTATTTTTTGAAAATGATAAaagttattttattttctaaaaactcataactaattcatctaaaattagaaaaaaaatgaaaCCACCACAActtttcttaaaaataaaaatGTGCCTATTGGTGCTAGATTTGGATGTATGTGGAAATTATATATAATTGTTCCTAGTGTTTTATTACTGGTAGTCATATCAgttatttatttaaattataaCTTTGTGCTATCATAAACTTAGAGACTGGAGAATAGAGATCGATCAAGACTAGTGATCAACCAAGAGAATGCATAATCAAATATAGTTCCAAATATGTTGGCCTTAACTTTGACTAATTATTTTTCTTGAGAGCTGGCGATTCCATAATAGTTGAAATTGCTAAATATGATCTATATTTGATAGAGCATGGCACCTACAAAGTTGGTGTCGTCTTACATATCTTTTGTTTATACTCATAGTTTGCTATGAATTCTCTACTTCAATCTCGGATATAATGTAGTGCAAAACGATGGTTTAAATAAAAAATGAACATGACTAAAAGTAATAAGACACTAGGAATATGAATCAATAAAAATACCAATAACTCCAAGTAGAGCACAAACTTATGGATTGTATTTTTAGAAAAAGTTCAATACCAGTTTCATATCTCTAAAATAATTAATTACTTACTTTTCGGAAATAAGCATGCTTGcattaattttagaaaaaataCAGCACTACCTTTGAAACTAGCTAGATGGCCAAAATGTTTTAATATTAATAGTTTGGTGGTTTTTTTAAGTTGTATTATGACAAAAAAAAGAACTCTAATAGTTGTAGTTGAATAGCTAAAAATGGACTTAAAAAAAGGACACCGTTGTCTCGTTTGAATCAACCTAGAATGCTTCTTTCATTAGCTCATAATTGAATTACAAACACCATCGGGTAGCGACAAAAACCAGACATGTCTACCAAGAGACATGGATACATAGCTCCTAGCTAATCTATGCGCATCGACGTTCAAATTCCTTCGTTCATGGACGAACTCCACATGGGGAAGGTTGCTCTCCTCATCTTGATGTCCTTCACTATTGGCCCCTATAGCCCCATTCCCTCTCCATGGATATTTTTCACTGCATTGATACAGTCGCAAGCCACCCTAAACTTGTGCAGTAGCAGTCCGATGCCAACGCCAAACCCTTCCGGCAAGCTATCGTTTCCACTACTTCCCAGACTGGTTATGCCTTCCAACACTAGCACTGATGCTCCCAAAAATTTCCCTGCTTCATCTCTCGCTACTGCAGCTGCGGCAGAAAGATCAGAGGCCTTTGCCATTGCTGCATCAACATTTATTTTTGCAAGACCAGGTGGTCGGGTAGCCATCTCGACGACGACACTGGCAGTCCGCCCCCGCTACTCCCCTCAGCCAGCTTGGTCACCATGACCTCTTCTAGATACCTAGCTTTCCACAAAGAAGTGCGTGTGTGGGCGATTTGACGAATGGTGATTCACGAGAATGTTTTCCAAAACCCAGAATTGCTTCTAAAAATGGTAAACTGATCGTCACATGTCCATTTGGGTTGGTTGGGTTTTCTCCCAGCCAGTTGGCAGTTGAAATGGCCCGCTACTTCACTACTCTCTCTCTGgctgcatatttttctttttcagatTAACAGAAAATTTTAGTCTCCGAATCATCAACCCAGAATGCTAGAGCCGTCCATTGTGTATTACAAATAATTTGTTTAAATGAAATTGTTATTACAAATAAATAATTAGCCATGGGCTCTCTCACGGGGGGATGAAAATAAACGTCAAGCGAAAACCACGGTAGAAATCCCTTACCAATgctttggtggtggtggaggagatcCAAGGCTTGCAAAGAACTAGGTTTGCCGGAAAGATCACAGATTCACAGTCGAAGAGGCCTCATTACTTCACCTTGCACGAGCTGTCGTATAGAGGAATGGAACAGTCCTCCAGATtcttcaaaaaagaaaaaaaaaatcgttCATGGCCCCAGAAGCCAGTGTAATTACCCTGACTGGCCCCACCTGGCAGTGGACAGGTGGCATCCGGCCACCGACCTACGCTTGCGACTGCTCCAGGCACCACCGCAACAGAGGCCATGGCCTTCAAATTCCCCGGCCCGCCTCGTCGCCCAAACGTAACCGTCGCAACGAACACCTGCCCCTCGTCCTCACAACAGCGGCAAGAAACCAAGAAACCCAATCCCTCGCCTCCGCGCGCCCCTCCCGGCGATGGAGTTCTTCCCCGACGGGATGTGTCAGGGATCGTCCAGTGGGCTAGCATGTACAGCCCATACAAGCCCATCGCGACAGAGGACAAGCCCATACAGGCCCAAGGCGGCAGGGGACAAACACTACAAAGGAAGCAAGCTGCGGCAGTTCAGGGCATCAAAGAATTTATCAGAACAGAATATCTTTCCCTTAGTTTATTGTTCTTCTTCCTTTCCAAGTCTACCTTTCTGTACTAGTCTTCCTTCCTTCACTGCTCCGATCTCCCTTATCCTGAGAACTTGTATCGTACTTGCTTGAATACAGTTATATGTGAGCAATCTAGTCGGGTtgctaacaattggtatcagagactgCGATTCTCGGAACCCTATCACCGTGAATTCTCCTTCCATGATCTCTCCTTcccagctcctcctcgatgaaaTCCAGCTGGCCTTCGACGAGATCCGCAGGAGGTTCGACGAATTCGATGCTCGGATGGAGCGGCGCTTCTCGTGGACCCAGGCCGCGCTGGAGCAGCGGGGCGCCGCCGGGAAGCTCCGCATTGGCGGCCTTGAGCAGTTCGGCGCGACGCAGCATGTCATGGCCGACAACTGGGGCGGATTGTTTGAGCCTGTCCCCGTCCTGGAGGAGTGCGTCTACGAGCCAGCCGCCACCGACACTCCCTCGCCTCCGCCGGTGAAGGAGCACCAGGATGCCATGGTGGTTCTGGACAACTGGGGTGGACACTTCGAGCAGCTCGCCCACATGCTGGAAGGGGGTGTCTGCGCCAGCGACTGGCTCACCGACGAACCGGTCGCCACTGAAGCTGCCGACGGCGCCTACACCTCCCTCGCCCTCTCCGCCATCGACGCCAACGTCGGCTTCGCGGGGCTCGCGTCCAAAGACCAGATCCGCGGCGAGGGTGCCGTCAATTCCCCCGACCTCGACGCGCCCGCCTGCCTCACGCCCACACCCATCGTTTCTACCACCGCAGCTGCTGTGCCCGTGGAGATTTCTCCAATGGACTTCAAGCGCCAGACCCAGGCGCTCGAGAAGCCACCCTCGTCGTCGTCTCGGGCCACCGCAGCGGAGGAAGAGATGCTCCGCGCCATCCTGTTTGGCGGCTACGTCGGCTCCTTCAGGCTGGAGTTCGCGCAGTCCGTCGAGAAGAAGCAGGTCGCGCAGCCGGAGGCCGAGCGCTCCGGGTTCCTTGCCGCGCGCGTCAAGCAGGAGAGGCTCATCGCCATCGTCCGCGCCGAGCTGCTGGGCGCTTGCGACCGCGTATTCGTCGGCGTCGACCTCGAGTCCCATAGCTTCTCGCTGTGCAACTCCGTCCAAAAGGCCCAGTTCCTCGTGGCCAACACCGCTGCCGCGGGGGATTCCGAGCTGCACGCCGTTGCCGTCTCCAACATCTTCACCACACAACCGAGCCCGCTCCGCTGTGTCCGCCTCACTTGCTGCTACATGGACGAGCACTGGGCCAATCCTCGCTTTCGTCTCGTCAACGACGAGTACGCGCTCCACGCCGTCCCGCTCGGCGGCTACGACGGCTCCCTCGACGACGACCCGGCGTCCGGCTTTGCCCACCTCGATGCGCCGCTCGACCGAGCCATCGGTCGCGTTGGCCAGGCGCTCGCAGCAGCCGCTGCGCTCCGTGCAGATGTCGTAGGTCTTGCTGGTGGTGGGCTACTAGCATGGGTTGTGGCTGCGGGGTCAGCGCAAACCAACTGCTCGATTGTTTGCTCCAATGGTGGCACCGGCGTGCTGGTGTCCTTGCCAACGGCTGCACCGGCCACTTCATCAACAACCACTACGCTGGCCACTGCTCCAGCTACTCTGAATGAGGTAGCCACACATGTGCTTCCTGCAGCCGAATTCCATGACATCCCAAAGCATGACAAGCCCAAGTCGGTCGCTATGGTGACTATTGCAAGACAGCCTTCATCTACCTAGATGAATGCTCAAGTGGAGTTCAATGAAATGCAGCGAAGGTATATCACCAACCTTACCTCTGCATCTTGGATTGGTGTTGTTCTGTCGGGTAGTAGTGCCACTAAAGCTGTTGATGACCAGACGGTGTTTGTGGAAATGAGTGCTCAGAATACAGGGCTGGCTATGGCTGACAAGGGAACATTGCCGCCTCATCTAATAGACCATAACACTTTTACCACAGGCACCATCGAGTTGCGCTTAGTTTTATGGCATCCACTAATTCTGGATTGGGTTGCTGTACAGCAAagaccaccatggccaccacCTGTACAGTTGGAGATGCATAGTCCTGGTATTCAGCTAAGGCCAGTAccttggtcatctttttattgtCATGCAGCTTGGGTGCAGTGGATTAAACCCCTAGTCGTGGCTGACGACATCCTGTCCAAGCCTCCTTGGTTGGCATTTGATCCAGAAACCTTGTTCAAAGTTGATTGCAGCTGCAGTAACACACGTGCTTCATTACAGTATGCATTGCAACTTTCACTTGATGGTGGGTTTATTCAGAGCCAATGCTATCTGAGTGGAGCGACATGTAAGTCTATGTTGCTGCTAGTGTTCCTTCAGTATATATCAAATTGTTGTTGGCCTTTAACTGCACACACAGTTGAGCTATTGATGATTGACTTTACCTGGGAAGAGGATCGGATTCTCCCTCGGCCTCCACTCAAAATTTGGCATGGCTTCCCTGTGGTGCATTCCATTGTTGCAGCCTATGGCCCAAGTGTTGTTCCTAGCAGCAGAGTGCCAGGGGATCCAAGAGAGTGTTGGAAGCTTTGGCTGAAGTTACGTCAAAGTGCAGTGCAAGTTGCTGAACTCATCGATTTCAAGTCGACCTGCTCATGGTTAAGGTTACACATGTTTCAGATGTTCCCTGGGCAGCTTCTGGGTATACTTGTATACCTTGTGCATCTCATAGTTGATAGATGTGGCATTGGTGACAATGGCAGTATAATCTATGGTTCAAAATCCTCCAGTTCCCATGAAGTATGGACAGGATGGGGCCTAAGACTAGAGTCAAGGCAACAAAAGTGTGGTGGTGCTTTCACTGAGTACATCGCATTTCTTAGTGGAATGTGCAGCGGATATGATCTTCTCAACCAGAGCTCGTCCAGACTTTGGGATCCCGGTGGTTTCCATCTTCTCCATCGGCTTGGGGGCAAGCCGAACTTTAAGAAGGGGGGAATGTCAGGGATTGTCCAGTGGGGTACCATGTACAGCCCATACAGGCCCATCGCGACAGGGGACAAGCCCATACAGGCCCAAGGCGGCAGGGGACAAACACTACAAAGGAAGCAAGCTGCAGCAGTTCAGGGCATCAAAGAATTTATCAGAACAGAATATCTTTCCCTTAGTTTATTGTTCTTCTTCCTTTCCAAGTCTACCTTTCTGTACTAGTCTTCCTTCCTTCACTGCTTTGATCTCCCTTATCCTGAGAACTTGTATCCTACTTGCTTGAATCCAGTTATATGTGAGCAATCCAGTCGGGTTGCTAACAGGATGCACCTATGGCTGCGGAACCGCAAGCACGGCACGTACCTCCACGCCGACGAGGACGGCGTGCGCGTCTCCCTGACGCTGCACCGTGCCTCCCTGAACACGGCGTGGCAGGTGCACCGCATCCTGCGCAACGGCGGCGACTACGTCCTCCTCCACAGCGCCGCCTATGGCCGCTACCTCGCGCTCTCGCCGGACCAGGTGTCGCTGGTCTACGTCGGCCACCACGCCGTCCAGGGCATCTACGAGAGCCCGGAGTAGGACGACGTGCTCTGGGAGGCCGTCTGGGTGGATGATGAGGGCGGCGACGTCCTCATGCTCCACGTCTCGAACCTGTCTCCTCCATGCCGCGTCTTCGTCGACATCGACAATGCCGGCACGATGATGCATTGGGTGGTCGAGGCCACCCCCCTAAGACCGAAGCCGCCACCACTGCCACCCATAACTTTGATGAGCTTGCTGTCCCCCTCTCATTGCAACTCATCGCGTTGATTTGCGTAGCTTTCTTGGAATCTGCCGGTTCTTCGAATCTTTTATTCAGTTTGCATGCATGAAGCCTCAAACCACCGAAACTTGATGACAACATTCCCCTTCCCTTGGCATAATTCTTGGTATATTTCGCTAGATTTTCCTCCGTTGTCACTGAAGATGTCTGCTACTGAATTATGCCTGATGTTGATGCAATTCTTTGTACATTTTGTGCCAAGATCACTACTATGTTTGTTTAGAAGTGGTTTTGTCTGGGTTCTTGAATTCTTGCTCCCTCTGCATTTGGTTCGCTCTGAACACTTTGTTTCTTTGCAGCATGTGTTCAGATTTGTTCATTGAGTACCAGCATTGTCTGCTGGTTTTGGTTCCATTGCAACAGCTTCCCATTGGAGTTGTGTTTATTAAAACTGTAGATCTTACTAGGGATAGATCAGAGGGGGTTCTTGCTGTTGAATAGTATCACGAAACGTAGAACATCTACTAGAGCATGTAgaacgagagaaagagagggaaggAAGAAGGTGTTGAACCTGACACCGTAGAGGGGGAGGGTTCAGTGGACGCCATGGAGTCGATGTCTGCGCTAggacagcgacggtcggtgaagacggcTTCGGAGATGCGCGatggcgaccggcggtgaagacaGTGTCGATGGAGCGggtggcgcggctggtggcttcccatcactggTTGCGCCCCTCtatgatcggattagggtttaggtgtcgGTGGAGAGCTCG includes these proteins:
- the LOC136527725 gene encoding uncharacterized protein, producing the protein MISPSQLLLDEIQLAFDEIRRRFDEFDARMERRFSWTQAALEQRGAAGKLRIGGLEQFGATQHVMADNWGGLFEPVPVLEECVYEPAATDTPSPPPVKEHQDAMVVLDNWGGHFEQLAHMLEGGVCASDWLTDEPVATEAADGAYTSLALSAIDANVGFAGLASKDQIRGEGAVNSPDLDAPACLTPTPIVSTTAAAVPVEISPMDFKRQTQALEKPPSSSSRATAAEEEMLRAILFGGYVGSFRLEFAQSVEKKQVAQPEAERSGFLAARVKQERLIAIVRAELLGACDRVFVGVDLESHSFSLCNSVQKAQFLVANTAAAGDSELHAVAVSNIFTTQPSPLRCVRLTCCYMDEHWANPRFRLVNDEYALHAVPLGGYDGSLDDDPASGFAHLDAPLDRAIGRVGQALAAAAALRADVVGLAGGGLLAWVVAAGSAQTNCSIVCSNGGTGVLVSLPTAAPATSSTTTTLATAPATLNEVATHVLPAAEFHDIPKHDKPKSVAMVTIARQPSST